In one window of Henckelia pumila isolate YLH828 chromosome 1, ASM3356847v2, whole genome shotgun sequence DNA:
- the LOC140879832 gene encoding type IV inositol polyphosphate 5-phosphatase 7 encodes MKDENTKNSKLAWSRKLIRKLFNIKCKNEDYEADGAVHRGGDVEWRNSFSEREPSSIKKSRTENSTKNMERSFSRSRSRSRRGRGYLDHPQIINVQNYSVFASTWNVGGKSPPGNMNLDDWLHSAPPADIYVLGFQEIVPLNASNILGAEDNGPAKKWLALIKRTLNNAPGACGGNVCYTPSPIPDPVAEWNADFEGSTRHKASTFLPRRSFQTPQGWRMENDMSTPQPRLDRRFSVCDRVIFGNRTSDFDPSSRWGYRSSDSSSSQRPSDYSSGHRPSDYSSGHRPSDYSSSRRPSDYSWGQRTSDFSRWGSDEDYLPVESPSTVLYSPMSYSTYAQGEDAFTMPRHSRYCLAASKQMVGVFLTVWVRNELREHVRNIKVSCVGRGLMGYLGNKGSISISMLLHQTSLCFVCSHLTSGQKEGDELRRNADVVEILRKTRFPRVNGINEEKSPETILEHDRIIWIGDLNYRIALPYRSAKALIEMQNWRALLEKDQLRIEQRRGRVFDGWREGKIYFPPTYKYSHNSDRYAGDDMHPKEKRRTPAWCDRILWYGTGLQQLSYVRGESRFSDHRPVSSVFCAEVESVPNRLKKSMSYSSSRIETEELFPYSHGYTELCFF; translated from the exons ATGAAAGATGAAAATACCAAGAACAGCAAG CTCGCATGGTCGAGGAAACTGATCAGAAAATTGTTCAATATCAAATGCAAAAATGAGGACTATGAAGCCGATGGAGCGGTTCATAGAG GTGGGGATGTGGAGTGGAGGAACAGCTTCTCTGAAAGGGAACCATCTTCAATCAAGAAAAGTAGAACTG AAAACTCAACCAAAAATATGGAGCGGTCTTTTTCTCGTTCACGTTCTCGATCCAGGCGAGGGAGAGGTTATCTCGATCACCCTCAGATTATAAATGTTCAGAACTATAG TGTCTTCGCGTCTACCTGGAATGTGGGAGGAAAATCACCACCGGGCAATATGAACTTGGATGATTGGTTACATTCAGCACCTCCGGCTGACATATATGTACTTGG TTTTCAAGAAATAGTCCCTCTGAATGCTAGTAACATTCTTGGCGCTGAGGACAATGGTCCTGCCAAAAAGTGGCTTGCCCTTATAAAAAGAACACTAAACAATGCTCCTGGCGCTTGTGGAGGCAATGTGTGCTATACACCATCACCTATCCCTGATCCTGTTGCTGAGTGGAATGCAGATTTTGAAGGATCTACCAGACATAAAGCCTCGACTTTCTTGCCTCGTAGATCTTTCCAGACACCACAAGGCTGGAGAATGGAGAACGACATGTCAACTCCACAACCTCGGCTGGACAGGAGGTTTAGTGTGTGTGACCGCGTAATTTTTGGTAATCGGACTAGTGACTTTGACCCAAGTTCGAGATGGGGTTACAGGTCAAGTGATTCTTCTTCTAGCCAGAGGCCAAGCGACTACTCCTCTGGTCATCGACCAAGCGACTACTCCTCTGGTCATCGACCGAGTGACTATTCTTCAAGTCGGAGGCCAAGTGACTATTCTTGGGGTCAGAGGACAAGTGATTTCTCGAGATGGGGGTCGGATGAGGATTATTTGCCTGTGGAATCACCTAGTACAGTGCTGTATTCACCAATGTCATACAGCACTTATGCACAGGGGGAAGATGCGTTTACGATGCCTAGACATTCAAGATACTGTTTAGCGGCAAGCAAGCAAATGGTTGGTGTTTTTCTCACGGTTTGGGTTCGGAACGAGTTGCGGGAACATGTTCGGAATATAAAGGTTTCTTGTGTTGGCAGAGGATTGATGGGATATCTTGGTAATAAG GGATCCATTTCCATTAGCATGTTGTTGCATCAGACCAGCCTTTGCTTTGTGTGCAGTCACTTGACGTCTGGTCAGAAGGAAGGAGACGAGCTTCGAAGAAATGCAGATGTTGTGGAGATCCTAAGGAAAACGAGATTCCCACGAGTTAATGGTATCAATGAAGAGAAATCACCAGAGACAATCCTTGAACACGA TCGAATTATTTGGATTGGAGATCTAAACTATCGAATTGCACTGCCATACCGATCAGCCAAAGCACTTATTGAAATGCAAAACTGGAGAGCATTATTAGAGAAAGATCAA CTACGGATCGAGCAGAGACGAGGTCGAGTATTTGATGGGTGGAGGGAAGGGAAGATATATTTCCCACCAACATATAAGTATTCTCATAACTCAGACAGATATGCAGGTGATGATATGCACCCCAAAGAGAAGCGAAGGACGCCTGCGTG GTGTGATCGAATTTTGTGGTATGGCACCGGGCTTCAACAATTGTCATACGTTCGTGGAGAATCCAGGTTTTCAGATCATAGGCCTGTTTCCAGTGTGTTTTGTGCAGAAGTCGAGTCAGTCCCCAATCGGTTGAAGAAAAGCATGAGCTATTCAAGCTCCAGAATCGAGACGGAGGAACTGTTTCCATACTCACATGGTTACACTGAACTCTGCTTTTTTTGA